The following is a genomic window from Lactococcus carnosus.
TTTTCTACTTCTTCTGCCAATTTTTTTTCGATATCTTCTTTTTTATGTTTCTTAGTCATAACTTCTCCATATATTTTTACGTTTTTTATGTGTTACATCATTTCGTAGTGATTACCATCTAAGTAGCGATAATAATCACTCAGCTTCATGGTCAAAATCTTTGCGATTAAATCCATAGTCGATACCACTTTTTGATAGTTAAGATCAACTGGTCCCATCAAGGCTAGTGTGCCGAGACCCCGATAAGGCACGACAAACTGCTGCGTCATCAAGGTGATATTTTTTGAAATCTGATGATTCTCAGTAAGTGTCGCATCAAATTTGACGCTTCTTATCTCATCCTCAGACACCAAATCACGAATTTCATGGATAATTGCCTCATCGTCCATTAAAATCTTATAGAGTGAGACAACATCCTCAGAATACTCTAGTAAATTTTGCCGACCTGCAGAAATCAAGTTCTCTTTAAACAGCTCTGTAAACACGTGTTCGAAGAGTTGTAAGGCATCCGTCGTCACGATAAAATACTTTTGTGCGACCTGCGGAATTTCAGTCAGCAATGAATAATGAATATCCAAGATTTTCTTACCAACTAATCGTTCATCAGCAATAAACTTAAAGGTAGTTAGGTCCTCCATGGTCATCGACCGTGGTAGGACAAACTGCATCGTCTTAACGAGTCCTGTATCAAGTGTCATGACTGCCATGGCAGAATGACTATCCAACTGAACAATGTCAAACTTAGATAAGACTTGATTTTTCTGAGAAACATTTAAGACAAATCCTGAAAACCCTGTTAATTCAGATAGGATTTTAGCAGCTTGTTGATAGAGCGTATCTAGCTTATAATACTCACCATCAAAATTTTTCATGACCTGGTATACATCGTTATTATCGAGTTTACCTGGTTTTAAAAAGTTTTCAACAAAGTATTTATAGCCTGTTACACTTGGTACCCGACCAGATGACGTATGCTCTTTTTTGATGAATCCCAAGTCTTCCAAGTACTTCATATCATTTCTGATTGTTGCACTAGAAGCCTTGATAGACGCCATCAAAGCTTTAGACCCTACAGCTTTATGCGACTGCGTGTAGAGCGAAATAATTAAATTAAGAATTTGTTGCTGGCGTTTTGTTATCAAATTGAACACCTCACTTTTAGCACTCGTAGTTACCAAGTGCTAACTACATCTTTAATTATATAATGCTATCACGATAATGTCAAGAATAAAACATAAAAAATTAGCACTCTGATAAACAGAGTGCTAATTTATGTATGAATGCTCTGGCCACTTGCTTAAATAAGGCCACCAGACTTGGATAAGCTGAAAACATTAAAGAAACTAACAGCCATGACAACAAAGACAAACCATTCTGAGGGCGTAGCTCCTGTTGACCAAGCATAATAGACAAAATTACAAACTAAAATAAAGATAATAACGAATAAGGCATAAATCGTAAACTTCCAAAACTTGGCGATTAAGATGATAAAGCCGACCAGCACGACAACATATATTAGGAATTGAACATTTGACATGGCAGTACTATACTGCTCTTTAAAGGCATTAACAGCCTTAAAAAAGGTATCGTAAATGACATTAAATATTTTTAGGCTTGGTAAAATTTGATTAATCATCTGCCAAGCTGAATAAATGAGTAAGCCAATGCTTGTAAAAAAGATAAGTGATGGTGATTTTCCTGAAAACATGAGTCTTGTACCCCTAGCCCTTTTAACCTAAATTTAGATATGCTTATTCTACCATAATTAACAGGTTTATATAAAGTCTACTATCATAATTAGCTCAATTGCTTCAAATATTGTTCTAACGTCAAATTGTGTTCGGTCATGTACTTGGCATTCTCAACGCCGACATAACGAAAATGCCAATCTTCATATCCGACACCAGTGTATGGCTTCCCTGCATCTGTAAATCGTAATACAAAGCCATAAGTTGGTGCGATTGCAGCGATTTCTTTTGCAGTCGTTGATTCATTAAGGCGATCAATGTCCGACAGGTCGATTGCAAGTCCTGTTTGATGTTCAGACATGCCCGCTGGTTGAGAATAAGTTTGCACGACTTTTTCAGCTGCCTTGTGGTCTAGTGATGGATCTGCTGCCATCTCTTGTGCAACATACTGATTATAGAGTGTCTCTTGATAGGCAACACTACGATAGCCTGAAATAAAGTGTTCTGCTGGATTGATTGCCTGGGCTGCTGTCAAAAATGCTTCTGCCGACTGGGCAATCCTAGAATCAACTACGATATTGCCAAGTTGCGTTAACTCCGGGTTCAATTCATCTTTTGGATTTTCTCGATTCACTAGCACCAGATTCCAGTCACTTGCCTTACTCTTGGGTAAGGTACTAGACTGCTGCTTATCTGTTTCAGACGCTACTTTTTTAGCACTTCCTGATTTTTTTGACTGTACAACGTTTGAGGAGCTAGCTGACTTAACACTATCTTTTTTGACCATCTTGAATCCGACAAAAGCAATGATACCAATCAAGCAAATCACAAGCAGACCTGGTAGAATCATGCGATCATATCTAGGTTGCTTACGTGGTCGTCTTCTAGGGTACTGATTATTGGGCATCTAAAATCTCCTGTCCTAATGCTCTATAACTCATATCACCAATTTTACCGATTGTAAAATTGCCATCACTATAAGTTAAGTGTGTAACTGAGCCATTATCTAGGCCTTGAAATCTCGGTTGACGACTATCAATCAACTTAATAAACGTCGCAATGGTTAGCCCATGACTTACAATAACGATATTTTGGGCGCCTTGTGCCTCCGCTTTTTGAGCCGCCTCAAAAAAGCCATCTAAAATGCGCTTACTGAGTACATGCCAAGGTTCTGCCCAGCCCGCTGTATCCACCTCAAGTATGCCATTAGCCATGTCTTCATAAGTTAAAGATGCTTCGCTTTTATCTTTGTAAGCATCTGTTCGCGGTAAGACACCATCAAATAGTTCACCATCAAAGCCACCGTCAAGACTGCCAAAGCACCACTCACGAATGCGTTTGTCCATCTCATAAGGAATACCTTCATTTTCAGAGTATTTCAAAATAAAACCGATCGTCTGAATCGTTCGACCACTGTCTGAAGAAAAAGCCAGATCAAATTTAATATCTTTGGCTGCAAACCCAAGACCTAACTCAGTCACACCGCGCTCACCATCACGTGTCAAAGGGGTATCTGACCATCCTTGTGCGCGACCAATCGTATTAAACATGGTCTTGCCATGTCTGACTAAATAAACATTTACCATTATTACTACCTCACCTTTATCATGATGCTTGCTGCTGATATCTGTTACTGTCACTAGCTAAAGTATCTCTAGACTAGATTGGTCATTCTATCGCTAAGCAGTAGGCAATCTATTTTATCTTTATTCTATCAAAAAAAAGCAGATTTCTCCACTTTCTACTTTATCTAACTCTTTAATTTTTAAAAGAATGGATTGGTGCAGGAATATGACCACCTCGTGCGATAAAGGCTGCTGAGGATTCTTTATGAACAGCCATGACAGGTGCTGTCCCAAGTAAACCACCAAATTCTATTTGGTCACCAACTTTACCTTTAGGAATGACACGAACAGCAGTTGTCTTCATATTAATTACACCAATTGCTGCTTCATCAGCAATCATGGCTGCAATCGTTGTCGCTGGTGTATCGCCTGGAACTGCAATCATATCAAGACCAACGCTACAGATTGCTGTCATCGCTTCAAGCTTCTCTAGGTTAAGCACACCAGCATTAACAGCTGCAATCATCCCTTCATCTTCTGACACAGGGATAAAGGCACCAGATAGACCGCCGACTTGATTACAAGCCATGACGCCACCTTTTTTGACTTGGTCATTTAAAAGAGCAAGTGCTGCTGTTGTGCCATGCGTGCCGACCATCTCCAGACCCATTTCTTCTAAAATGCGCGCGACAGAATCACCAACTGCAGGAGTTGGTGCAAGCGATAGGTCAACAATACCAAACTCGACACCTAAGCGTTCAGAGGCCATTTTACCAACGAGTTGGCCCATGCGAGTGACTTTAAAAGCTGTCTTTTTAACAACTTCAGCAACCACATCAAATGACTCCCCACGTACTTTTTCAAGCGCACGTTTGACAACACCTGGTCCAGATACACCAACATTTATCACAACATCTGCTTCACCAACGCCATGAAATGCACCGGCCATAAATGGATTATCTTCTACAGCATTTGCAAAGACGACAAGTTTAGCACAGCTCATATCATCGAGCTTAGCTGCAGCCACGATAATTTCACCCATATCACGGACTGCATCCATGTTAATCCCTGTTTTAGTCGAGCCAACATTAACAGAACTACAAACAAAATCAGTCGCGGCTAACGCTTTTGGCAAAGAATTAATCAGAATCTTATCACCCTTTTGGTAGCCTTTTTGCGCTAGTGCTGTAAAACCACCGATAAAATCAATCCCAATTGCTTTGGCAGCACGATCGAGTGCCAAGGCAAAAGGTGTATAATCAGTTGCATCTGTTGCCGCACCAATAATCGCGATAGGGGTGACACTGACACGCTTGTTAATAATCGGAATACCAAGTTCATCACCAATCGTATTGCCGACTTTCACTAAGTCTTTGGCTTTCGTCGTGATTTTTTGGTAAATTTTCTCACAGGCACGATCGATATCACTATCGATACAATCAAGTAGAGAAATTCCCATCGTAATCGTCCGAATGTCTAAGTTTTCCTCTTCAATCATGCGAATTGTTTCAAGAATTTGAGTTTGTTTCATGTGGATACCTTTCTGAACTAGCTAGTCATTAAAACAGATTTACAGCGTGTCAGCAAAAAAATAATACCAGACCAACTATCTGGCAATTATCATTAGCCGTCAAACACGATAAACATGCCCCATCAATAATCAATACCAGCTTAAAGCTGATGCATGGCCTCAAAAATAGCTTCATTCATGATCTTGATATCAACTTTTAAGGTCGCACCAAATGCTTCTAGATTTGCTTTAATATCCGAAAATGAGCCAGTTGCTTCAATTTCAACAACCATATTCATGGTAAAAAAACCATCCATAATCGTTTGTGAGATATCAATAATATTCACATCAAGTTCTGCTAGACGTGTTGAAACGCCAGCTACAATACCTGTTCTATCTTGTCCAATAACCGTTACAATTGCGCGCATCTGATCTCCTCATTTTTGTTATAATAGTTAATATGTATTATATCACAAAAACTGGCATAATTTTTAGAAAATTTCGTCATTTAGCAAAGGAACCCTATGTCTCTTAACACATTTCTTAATTTCACGCGCATTCAGACCCTACCTGCTGCTTTACTGTCCCCTATAGCAGGTCTAATTTTCTCACTCTACTATTTTAAAAGCTTCCACCTAGCCCCAACACTTCTCTTTTTCATCGGCCTTATCGCCATCAACCTCTTTGTCAGTGCTTGGAATAATCTGATGGATTATCAAAAAGCACTTGATCCAGAGTATAAGACGCATGAAAATATCTTATCAACACGTCAAATCCCACCTATCCTGGCACTAAAAATTTGTTTATCACTACTTGCCATTGATGTGATTGTGGGTGTAGGTGTTGTCCTAACGACAAACATTGCCATTCTTCCTATCGGTGCCATTTGCTTTTTAATCGCCATTTTTTATACCTTTGGCCCCTTTGCCTTTTCTCGTTTTCCACTCGGTGAAATACTAGCTGGATTTGCTGAAGGGATTTGCGGCTTCTTCTTTGGTATTTATATTAATGCCTTCGACAAAGGATTTTTCTTAGCCTTCTTTGATAAGTGGCGCCTCACTTTCACGATCGATTTTGCAATCTTTGTCCCGATTGTTCTCGTCGGTATCATGTGTTTTTGTATGAATTTCAATGTCATGTTAGCTGATAATATCTGTGATCTAACCCAAGATGAAAAAAATGGTCGTTTGACCTTGCCACACTATATAGGCATTCCTAAAGCTTTGAAATTATATGTTGCCATGTATAGTTTAGCTAGTCTCACGATTTTGCTTGCAATTATCGTCGGCATTCTACCCAAAACGGTTTTATTGATGTTAGTCATTGCCCCACTAATCATCAAAAATATCAGGACATTTTTACGCAAACAAGACAAAAGAGAAACCTTTATTTTATCTGTTAATAATTTAATGCTCTATAATGACGCCTTAGCAATTACCATGGTAATCGGCTTAATTTTAAGATAACTGTCTTTAGGCAGTTTTTTTAATGCTGATTTGACAGGTCATCGTGACACATATCTTCTACAAAGTGGTAGAATGAGTGTGAAATCAACCTAAGTTAATTTTGTATAGCAACTTGATTAACTAATTTATATACGAAAGCAGGCTTATTTATGTGCACATCATTGACCTATCAAACAGAAGCAAACGACCTTTTTCTTGCTAGGACCATGGATTTTTCTCAGGTTTTAGATGGGCGTCCCGTATTTTTACCACGACAATTTAATTTCCAAACGAATTTTAGTGGCAAGCAAACAACCAAATATGCCATCATGGGAGCAGGTGCAAGTTATGAAGATGAGATCGTGATTGCTGATGGCTTTAACGAACATGGTTTGGCCATGGCCGAACTATATTTTGCAAATGAGATCGTCTTAGAAAAACTCCCACTCGCAGATAAGCTTAATCTGGCACCACATGAATTGATTACCTATCTGCTGGGTAATTTTGCAACGCTATCTGAAATAGCAAAAAAGATAGCTGACATCGCCCTGGTCATCCCTGATAATGGTGCACCAACACTACCCTTACACTACATCTTAACAGATAAGACTGGGCAAGCAGCGGTCATCGAAGCACGAGGTGGTGACTTAACGCTCATCGATAACCCCGTTGGTGTGATGACAAATACACCAAACTTAGACTGGCATATCAAAAATTTAAATAATTATTTACACATCCAACCACAAGCATTTCCAGATAAACAGTTCAATCATGTGACAGCATCACAATTCAGTCAAGGCACTGGCACTCAAGGGCTACCCGGATCTTACACACCACCAGATCGCTTTGTCCGTGCAGCGTTTGGCCGTCAATACTTACCTGCGGCTACTACGATTGATCAAGCAGTTACAAATATCTTACATATCCTAGGCATGGTATCAGTACCAAAAGGCTTAAATATCCCATCTACTGGTGTATCAGATTATACCCAGTACACTGGCATCATGAGTACAACCGAAAAAGCCTACTATATGACCACTTATGATAATCCGACTGTCTATCGTATGGCCATGACCGATGATATGATCCACAACAGACACGAAGTCAAATGGTTTGATTTGCCGTTTGACCCACAGATTGTTGACCTTGATTAACGAGACTGTTTCATGTGTTGACTAGTTCATTTCATGACAAACCCCCACGATATTGATGTCGTGGGGGTTTTTGGGTATATAAGAGCTGATTGACTGTGCTAACTATAGCTCAACACCGATTAAAATGAAAAACTTTAAATTATTGTTATCAAAAAAAGTTAAGCAAAATGTGCTTATATTTCAAGTCTCACATCAAAATCCGGGACTATATTAGATGATTTAATAATTTGTAAATGTTCACTATACATTTTTTTTGACTTCGCTATTATATCATTATACTTTAACACTTCAATATTCAATGCTTTAAACTGAGCCAATTCATATGTTTCAAATTCAATTTTATTCCCTGATCCAATTATCCCTGCATCTTCAGTTATAATAAAAACAGCCTTTATTTCAATATCACTTATTAATTTTAAATCTGTTCTTTTTTGTTGTATTGCCTTTCTATATTTTTTTATTTGTTCTGTCATTATCCCAGCATTAACGACTGCATGTCCTGTAGGTGTATTTTTCTTTAATTCGACAATTACTGGATATTGCTCCTCGGCAACTTCTATTAATATATCTAGAAATGCTCTTTCAAATTCACCTGCAATTTTTGTATTTTGATACACTTGAGTAGTTAATTTATCCTCACTATCAGAATTTTTATTGATATTCCAATACGGATTTATTAGCCAAGGATGTTCAGCTAAATGCTCTTCAAATATTTTTTCTAATGTTGAAGAATTTCTCATTATTTTTTCTAAATGTTCTATTGCTTTTATTCTGGATTTAATCATTTCAACATGAGCCAAATCTTCTTTTGTAGCAATATTTTCCATCAGTTTCTCCATCAAACTATATGTTTGATCAGATTCTATATTTATATTTATTATTTTTAGGCAAATTGCAAGTTTAATTTAGCCACCCTGCAACATCTGAGATGGTGTCCGATACTTGAACATTTTTCTTGGATAGTTGTTCATCCACGTTTCAATTTTAGCGACTTCCTGCGAAGTCGTTTTTATTGTCCCTTTAGGCAAGAAACGGCGAATCATGCGATTGTGATTTTCATTTGTTCCCCTCTCAAAACTTGCATAAGCATGGCAATAATATACAGGACAAGTGACTGCTTCACCTAGCTTGGCAAACTCTCTCCCATTGTCTGAAGTGATGGACTTAAACACTAGCTGCTCTTGTAGGGATTGAAGCGCTGTATTGACCGATCGTGCTGACTTATCTGGGATTAATCGTATCACCTCAAAGCGTGTCACACGTTCTGTCAACGTCAATAAGCATTCATTCTTCGCCCTTGTTAAAATGACCGTATCAATCTCCCAGTGACCGAAGCCAGAACGGTTATTGATTTCCTCTGGACGTTCCTCAATAGACAAACCAAACGGACGTTTCGGTTGTGTTTTACGGAGCTTTTTCGCCTTTTTATAGTGCGGATAAAGCAACTCATGGTATTTTACATCAAGCCAACCCTTTTCAAGCCAGTTGTAGAGCGTTTTGAGGCAAACGAGACCAATAAAACTTTGTAAAATCACTTCAAGCGATTGTTTATCTCGGACACCTTCTGAAATTTTTTGATTCAAGTCAGAACTCAGCTTTGATTTTCTACCACAATGTTGTTTATTGACTTTGTGCAGTTCTTGAGCTCGTCTTGATGAATACTTGGTCTTTGTTTTAAGTTGAACCAGACCTAATAGCACTTCATTATTTATCGTTTGAGGGGCTTTACCTAAGAGAAGTGCAATCTGACGATTACTGAGCTTATCTTTGTTGTGCCAACGTTCAATACATTGTCGTTCTGGATAAGTTAATTCTTTACATCGTGTGTTATAATGGTCTTGCATCTGAATACCTTCCTACTTGTTATCTTACAATTCAAGTATAAGAGATTCAGATGTTTTTTGCTTGCTTCAGGGTGGCTAAACTAATTTTACAATTTGCCATTTATTATTTTTATTAATTCATCCGTTTCGATATTATTAATTACTGAAGCAATTGCCGTAATCATTGAATTAACTTCTTCGTAGTAGCTATCATCATGTTCTACAGGTTCATCAATTTTTGCAGAAAATAAAGTTAATAATTTTCCATTTAATTTTTTTTGATCAGGTGTTAAGGTATTTAACCAACTTTGATAACTTTGATTTTTTTGGATTTTTTCTGGAAGTTTTTCTACTGCTACACTTGTTCTAAAAACATCCCATTTTCCAATAAAATATTTTCTAATATTCTCAATTGTATTAATAAAATCTTTTACTTCAGAGACAGAATCATCTAACCCTTGTCGACTAGAAGTAATTGGATCCTCTAAATCAATGAAATAATTTGCCTGAATTTCTCCTACCATATAGCTTTTTGCTATCCTAGCTTCTGTTTTTCCTTTAAGAATATCTTCATCAGCAATTTTTCCATTAGAGTAAACAATAATATTATCTGTATTCTCTTTTAATTCTTTAGGTTTACTGACAGATCCTACCCAGCCTTTAATCCCATTATCCTCAATAAAACATAAGATATTTGAATCACCTTGAAATTTTTCTTTTTTTATAACATTATCTTTAAAAATATTATTAATTTCATCATTTGAATATCCAAAGTAAATTACATATTCTAAATTTTGATAATAAAAATTTGTTTCTAAAGAAACTATCTTATCATCATAAACTATTGAAAAATCATCTTGAGTTAAATAGAATCGTCTTGATAACTGTAAAATTACTGAATCTCGTGTTCTTTTTGTTAGTTTTTTTCTTAATTTTTTACAATGTATAATGAATCCTGATTCAAAAATTTGAAATTCAGATAATTCATCAGGTAATTTCTCTAACAAACTTACAGTTGTTGTATGCTTGGAACCACTCTCTATCATGTCTTCATATTTTAACTCAAAAGAAAGCCATTGCTTAGAATCTAAAGTTTTTGAGTACACTACGTATTCTTCACCCAAACTGAAAGCGGATAACTTACCAATCCCCTTTTGCCCCATTGGTTCTCTTTTATCCATACCTTTAAATGGAATCTCATCTTGTTTTTTTGTTC
Proteins encoded in this region:
- the hrcA gene encoding heat-inducible transcriptional repressor HrcA; amino-acid sequence: MITKRQQQILNLIISLYTQSHKAVGSKALMASIKASSATIRNDMKYLEDLGFIKKEHTSSGRVPSVTGYKYFVENFLKPGKLDNNDVYQVMKNFDGEYYKLDTLYQQAAKILSELTGFSGFVLNVSQKNQVLSKFDIVQLDSHSAMAVMTLDTGLVKTMQFVLPRSMTMEDLTTFKFIADERLVGKKILDIHYSLLTEIPQVAQKYFIVTTDALQLFEHVFTELFKENLISAGRQNLLEYSEDVVSLYKILMDDEAIIHEIRDLVSEDEIRSVKFDATLTENHQISKNITLMTQQFVVPYRGLGTLALMGPVDLNYQKVVSTMDLIAKILTMKLSDYYRYLDGNHYEMM
- a CDS encoding M15 family metallopeptidase, which produces MPNNQYPRRRPRKQPRYDRMILPGLLVICLIGIIAFVGFKMVKKDSVKSASSSNVVQSKKSGSAKKVASETDKQQSSTLPKSKASDWNLVLVNRENPKDELNPELTQLGNIVVDSRIAQSAEAFLTAAQAINPAEHFISGYRSVAYQETLYNQYVAQEMAADPSLDHKAAEKVVQTYSQPAGMSEHQTGLAIDLSDIDRLNESTTAKEIAAIAPTYGFVLRFTDAGKPYTGVGYEDWHFRYVGVENAKYMTEHNLTLEQYLKQLS
- a CDS encoding histidine phosphatase family protein, producing the protein MVNVYLVRHGKTMFNTIGRAQGWSDTPLTRDGERGVTELGLGFAAKDIKFDLAFSSDSGRTIQTIGFILKYSENEGIPYEMDKRIREWCFGSLDGGFDGELFDGVLPRTDAYKDKSEASLTYEDMANGILEVDTAGWAEPWHVLSKRILDGFFEAAQKAEAQGAQNIVIVSHGLTIATFIKLIDSRQPRFQGLDNGSVTHLTYSDGNFTIGKIGDMSYRALGQEILDAQ
- a CDS encoding PFL family protein codes for the protein MKQTQILETIRMIEEENLDIRTITMGISLLDCIDSDIDRACEKIYQKITTKAKDLVKVGNTIGDELGIPIINKRVSVTPIAIIGAATDATDYTPFALALDRAAKAIGIDFIGGFTALAQKGYQKGDKILINSLPKALAATDFVCSSVNVGSTKTGINMDAVRDMGEIIVAAAKLDDMSCAKLVVFANAVEDNPFMAGAFHGVGEADVVINVGVSGPGVVKRALEKVRGESFDVVAEVVKKTAFKVTRMGQLVGKMASERLGVEFGIVDLSLAPTPAVGDSVARILEEMGLEMVGTHGTTAALALLNDQVKKGGVMACNQVGGLSGAFIPVSEDEGMIAAVNAGVLNLEKLEAMTAICSVGLDMIAVPGDTPATTIAAMIADEAAIGVINMKTTAVRVIPKGKVGDQIEFGGLLGTAPVMAVHKESSAAFIARGGHIPAPIHSFKN
- a CDS encoding ACT domain-containing protein is translated as MRAIVTVIGQDRTGIVAGVSTRLAELDVNIIDISQTIMDGFFTMNMVVEIEATGSFSDIKANLEAFGATLKVDIKIMNEAIFEAMHQL
- a CDS encoding UbiA family prenyltransferase; protein product: MSLNTFLNFTRIQTLPAALLSPIAGLIFSLYYFKSFHLAPTLLFFIGLIAINLFVSAWNNLMDYQKALDPEYKTHENILSTRQIPPILALKICLSLLAIDVIVGVGVVLTTNIAILPIGAICFLIAIFYTFGPFAFSRFPLGEILAGFAEGICGFFFGIYINAFDKGFFLAFFDKWRLTFTIDFAIFVPIVLVGIMCFCMNFNVMLADNICDLTQDEKNGRLTLPHYIGIPKALKLYVAMYSLASLTILLAIIVGILPKTVLLMLVIAPLIIKNIRTFLRKQDKRETFILSVNNLMLYNDALAITMVIGLILR
- a CDS encoding choloylglycine hydrolase family protein, with protein sequence MCTSLTYQTEANDLFLARTMDFSQVLDGRPVFLPRQFNFQTNFSGKQTTKYAIMGAGASYEDEIVIADGFNEHGLAMAELYFANEIVLEKLPLADKLNLAPHELITYLLGNFATLSEIAKKIADIALVIPDNGAPTLPLHYILTDKTGQAAVIEARGGDLTLIDNPVGVMTNTPNLDWHIKNLNNYLHIQPQAFPDKQFNHVTASQFSQGTGTQGLPGSYTPPDRFVRAAFGRQYLPAATTIDQAVTNILHILGMVSVPKGLNIPSTGVSDYTQYTGIMSTTEKAYYMTTYDNPTVYRMAMTDDMIHNRHEVKWFDLPFDPQIVDLD
- a CDS encoding IS30 family transposase translates to MQDHYNTRCKELTYPERQCIERWHNKDKLSNRQIALLLGKAPQTINNEVLLGLVQLKTKTKYSSRRAQELHKVNKQHCGRKSKLSSDLNQKISEGVRDKQSLEVILQSFIGLVCLKTLYNWLEKGWLDVKYHELLYPHYKKAKKLRKTQPKRPFGLSIEERPEEINNRSGFGHWEIDTVILTRAKNECLLTLTERVTRFEVIRLIPDKSARSVNTALQSLQEQLVFKSITSDNGREFAKLGEAVTCPVYYCHAYASFERGTNENHNRMIRRFLPKGTIKTTSQEVAKIETWMNNYPRKMFKYRTPSQMLQGG
- a CDS encoding ATP-binding protein, with translation MQNYDQKELTFSVANNAVTHLGRNLYSSAPPALAELVANSYDAYATNVIISIKENDNSLVIADNGKGLNFEEFESKYVTIGTKKQDEIPFKGMDKREPMGQKGIGKLSAFSLGEEYVVYSKTLDSKQWLSFELKYEDMIESGSKHTTTVSLLEKLPDELSEFQIFESGFIIHCKKLRKKLTKRTRDSVILQLSRRFYLTQDDFSIVYDDKIVSLETNFYYQNLEYVIYFGYSNDEINNIFKDNVIKKEKFQGDSNILCFIEDNGIKGWVGSVSKPKELKENTDNIIVYSNGKIADEDILKGKTEARIAKSYMVGEIQANYFIDLEDPITSSRQGLDDSVSEVKDFINTIENIRKYFIGKWDVFRTSVAVEKLPEKIQKNQSYQSWLNTLTPDQKKLNGKLLTLFSAKIDEPVEHDDSYYEEVNSMITAIASVINNIETDELIKIINGKL